The Neobacillus sp. PS3-34 genome has a window encoding:
- a CDS encoding post-transcriptional regulator translates to MDSGHIYDHYRFIVRPALESKLDEFRIHGYDSISVEEFWTFLIRKKWKKAKEEKKLYEIVQEILSVKVSDYLSYNTIESLKKSDFSLDNEAELKELLK, encoded by the coding sequence ATGGATTCAGGCCATATTTATGACCATTATCGATTTATTGTAAGGCCTGCTTTGGAATCTAAGCTGGATGAATTCCGTATTCACGGATATGATTCTATCTCAGTAGAAGAATTTTGGACTTTCCTGATCAGGAAAAAGTGGAAAAAAGCAAAGGAAGAGAAAAAGCTGTACGAAATAGTTCAAGAAATTCTTTCTGTAAAAGTTAGCGATTACTTAAGCTATAACACGATAGAATCGTTGAAAAAATCAGATTTTTCACTCGATAACGAAGCGGAATTGAAAGAACTGTTGAAATAA
- the spoVB gene encoding stage V sporulation protein B, producing MSKFLKGTIILLIAGLITRVLGFINRIVIARFIGEEGVGLYMMAFPTLILVITITQLGLPVAISKNVAEAEARGDHAEIKKILVVSLAATISLSLIFTPALILLAPYLAKTLFTDPRTYYPLLAIAPVVPVIAISSVLRGYFQGRQNMRPAAVSQTLEQVVRICLIAVMTKAFLPYGIEYAAAAAMISSVIGELVSLIYLMTAFKLKKKFKLRKNFFQYAQSGKQTFQDLMSIAIPTTGSRLIGSIAWFFEPIVVSHSLGLAGVAAIAATRQYGALTGFAMPLLLLPSFVTYSLATSLVPAISEANSKNNMKLIEYRLQQALKFSFLTGGLAVIILYVLADPLMELMYGSKNGSQFIRLMAPFFLLYYYQGPLQAVLQALNLARAAMINSLIGAVVKTAVIFLLASQPAFGINGAALGIIMGFVLVTVLHFATVLKKISFSFYIGEYLKSFFVMILSGLAGYWLFEHTFLEEHLATRVLSATAVMSILYLILILLLGLIKKDEISRIPWIGKPLSRWAFR from the coding sequence ATGTCAAAATTTTTAAAGGGGACAATCATCCTGCTTATAGCAGGGTTGATTACGAGGGTGCTTGGATTTATTAATCGCATCGTCATCGCCAGGTTTATCGGTGAAGAGGGTGTAGGGCTATATATGATGGCTTTTCCAACTCTTATTCTCGTCATTACCATTACACAGTTAGGCCTTCCAGTCGCCATTTCGAAAAATGTGGCTGAGGCGGAAGCAAGGGGCGATCATGCTGAAATAAAAAAAATATTAGTAGTATCCTTAGCTGCAACCATTTCTTTATCGCTCATTTTCACCCCAGCCCTCATTCTGCTAGCACCCTACCTAGCCAAAACACTCTTTACTGATCCCAGGACATATTATCCGTTGCTGGCCATTGCACCGGTTGTTCCGGTTATCGCCATTTCCTCAGTTTTGAGGGGGTATTTCCAGGGAAGGCAAAACATGAGGCCTGCCGCTGTGTCACAAACCCTTGAGCAGGTAGTCCGAATTTGCTTGATTGCAGTCATGACCAAAGCTTTTCTTCCGTACGGGATTGAATACGCTGCTGCTGCTGCCATGATATCTTCTGTAATCGGAGAGTTGGTTTCACTGATTTATTTAATGACAGCCTTTAAATTAAAGAAGAAATTTAAATTAAGAAAGAACTTTTTTCAATATGCACAATCAGGCAAGCAGACTTTCCAGGACTTAATGAGTATCGCCATTCCGACTACGGGCAGCAGGCTGATTGGTTCAATCGCCTGGTTCTTTGAACCGATTGTCGTTTCACACAGCCTTGGACTTGCCGGTGTAGCCGCGATAGCCGCTACCAGGCAGTATGGTGCCTTAACCGGATTTGCTATGCCATTGCTCCTGCTGCCATCCTTTGTAACCTACTCACTTGCAACATCTCTTGTACCAGCCATCAGTGAAGCTAATTCAAAAAATAATATGAAGCTGATTGAGTACCGCCTTCAACAGGCATTAAAATTTTCATTTTTAACAGGCGGACTAGCAGTGATTATTCTATACGTCCTTGCTGATCCATTAATGGAGCTTATGTATGGTTCCAAAAACGGTTCCCAGTTTATCAGATTAATGGCTCCTTTTTTTCTGCTATATTATTACCAAGGACCGTTACAGGCAGTTTTACAGGCTTTGAATCTTGCAAGAGCTGCGATGATTAACAGCCTGATTGGAGCAGTCGTGAAAACAGCTGTCATTTTTCTTCTTGCATCCCAGCCTGCTTTTGGAATTAACGGTGCAGCTTTAGGGATTATCATGGGCTTTGTTTTGGTCACCGTCCTTCATTTTGCAACCGTCTTAAAGAAAATCTCCTTTTCTTTTTACATAGGCGAATACCTAAAAAGCTTTTTCGTTATGATTTTGTCAGGATTGGCTGGCTATTGGCTGTTCGAGCACACTTTCCTTGAGGAGCACCTGGCCACCAGGGTACTATCGGCTACAGCGGTAATGTCGATACTTTACCTCATTCTAATCCTGTTATTAGGGCTGATTAAAAAAGACGAAATTAGCCGAATTCCCTGGATTGGCAAGCCTTTGTCAAGATGGGCTTTCAGGTGA
- the secDF gene encoding protein translocase subunit SecDF produces the protein MVKRSRIVAFLLVVLLLGSTMGVTTKNIVKHIKLGLDLQGGFEVLYEVKPAKKGQVIDKNTMASTAEALDRRINVLGVSEPSIQIEGKNRIRVQLAGVEDQNEARRILSTQANLSFRDANDRLMMDGTDLAQNGAKQSFDENGKPSVSLKLKSADKFRKVTQEIVNMAPNNVLVIWMDYVKGKDSFKTEVAKKDPKYLSAPTVKEVFNQDTVSIVGNFTAKEAQTLSSLLNAGALPVKLNEIYSTSVGAKFGTQALHDTVLAGIIGVLIIYAFVIFYYRFPGFIATISLSIYIYLILLIFDWMNGVLTLPGIAAIILGIGMAVDANIITYERIKEEIKVGKSIKSAFQAGEKNAFTSILDSNLTTILTASVLFFYGTSSVKGFATMLILSVAMSFLTAVYGSRLLLGLWVNSRFFDKKPSWFGVKQSEIHTLSEHFDTLDLPTRFDKVDFAKKRKLFFIVSGTLITLGLIILIIFRLNLAIDFTSGTRVEVQSKTPLTTEELKSAFEKHGMKTDDIVISGKNNEIGAARFIGVLKKNEIAQLKSDFTKEFGMDPSISTVSPTVGKELAKNAVMALLIASIGIIIFVSIRFEMSMAIAAIAAMLHDAFFMVAFFSITRLEVDLNFIAAVLTIVGYSIHDTIVTFDRVRENMHKKKRIKTFKDITDIVNTSIRQTMTRSLNTVLTVLITVVALMIFGSHAINNFSIALLVGLVVGVYSSVFVASSLWVVLKGRELKNKGVIKTEKEKKVYSDQPQV, from the coding sequence ATGGTTAAACGCAGTAGAATCGTAGCATTTTTACTGGTAGTCCTGTTGCTGGGAAGCACAATGGGTGTTACCACAAAAAACATTGTAAAACATATTAAGTTAGGTTTGGACCTGCAGGGCGGTTTTGAGGTCCTTTATGAAGTGAAGCCTGCAAAGAAAGGCCAGGTAATTGATAAAAACACTATGGCCAGTACAGCAGAAGCACTGGATAGGCGTATTAACGTACTTGGTGTAAGTGAGCCAAGCATCCAAATTGAAGGAAAAAACCGTATCCGCGTCCAGCTTGCTGGTGTTGAGGACCAAAATGAAGCAAGAAGGATTTTGTCTACACAGGCGAATCTTTCCTTCCGTGATGCCAATGACCGTCTGATGATGGATGGTACTGATTTGGCACAGAACGGTGCAAAACAGTCCTTTGACGAAAACGGAAAGCCAAGCGTTTCACTTAAGCTAAAAAGCGCGGACAAGTTCCGTAAAGTAACACAGGAAATTGTTAATATGGCACCAAATAATGTTCTCGTTATTTGGATGGATTATGTTAAGGGCAAGGATTCGTTTAAAACTGAAGTAGCAAAGAAAGATCCTAAATACTTATCAGCACCAACTGTTAAAGAAGTATTTAACCAAGATACCGTTTCGATTGTCGGGAACTTCACTGCCAAAGAAGCACAGACCCTTTCTTCACTGTTAAATGCGGGAGCTCTTCCTGTTAAATTAAATGAAATTTACTCTACATCTGTTGGTGCTAAATTTGGAACACAGGCACTTCATGATACAGTTCTAGCAGGGATTATCGGTGTTTTAATTATCTATGCGTTTGTGATTTTTTATTACCGTTTTCCTGGATTTATCGCTACGATTTCATTGAGTATTTATATTTATTTAATTTTATTGATTTTTGACTGGATGAATGGTGTTTTAACCCTTCCAGGAATAGCGGCCATTATACTCGGTATAGGTATGGCAGTTGATGCGAACATTATTACGTATGAACGGATTAAAGAAGAAATTAAAGTTGGAAAATCGATTAAATCCGCCTTCCAGGCTGGTGAAAAAAATGCGTTTACATCGATACTTGATTCCAACCTGACAACGATTTTGACAGCGAGTGTATTATTCTTTTATGGGACAAGTTCTGTAAAAGGTTTTGCTACCATGCTTATTTTGAGTGTCGCAATGAGCTTTTTGACAGCAGTTTACGGATCACGCCTATTGCTCGGATTATGGGTAAACAGTCGTTTCTTTGATAAAAAACCTAGCTGGTTTGGCGTCAAGCAATCTGAAATTCACACTCTTTCAGAACATTTTGATACCCTTGATCTTCCAACTAGATTTGACAAGGTCGATTTTGCGAAAAAGAGAAAGCTCTTTTTCATAGTTTCCGGAACTCTGATCACATTAGGTTTAATTATCTTGATTATTTTCCGTTTGAATCTGGCTATTGATTTTACTAGTGGTACTCGAGTTGAAGTCCAATCTAAAACACCGCTTACCACAGAAGAATTAAAAAGTGCTTTTGAAAAACATGGGATGAAGACGGATGATATTGTTATTTCAGGAAAAAACAATGAAATAGGTGCAGCACGTTTTATTGGAGTTTTAAAGAAAAATGAGATTGCCCAATTAAAATCAGACTTTACAAAAGAATTCGGCATGGACCCAAGTATAAGTACTGTTTCACCAACTGTAGGAAAAGAGCTTGCAAAGAATGCAGTTATGGCACTTTTAATAGCATCAATTGGTATTATCATTTTCGTGTCCATTCGATTCGAAATGTCTATGGCCATTGCCGCAATTGCTGCCATGCTTCATGACGCATTCTTTATGGTCGCTTTTTTCAGTATTACCAGATTAGAAGTGGATCTGAATTTCATAGCTGCTGTCTTAACGATCGTCGGTTATTCGATTCATGATACTATCGTTACATTTGACCGTGTCCGTGAAAACATGCATAAGAAAAAGCGTATTAAAACATTCAAGGACATTACAGATATCGTAAACACAAGTATTCGTCAAACAATGACACGCTCCCTTAACACGGTACTAACTGTATTAATTACCGTTGTTGCGCTGATGATATTTGGAAGCCATGCCATTAATAACTTTTCTATTGCTTTACTAGTTGGTCTTGTGGTTGGGGTGTATTCGTCTGTATTCGTCGCATCTTCATTATGGGTTGTCCTGAAAGGGAGAGAACTTAAGAATAAAGGCGTAATCAAAACGGAGAAGGAAAAGAAAGTATATTCTGATCAGCCTCAAGTTTAA
- a CDS encoding SH3 domain-containing protein, giving the protein MQRKVAILIASAALFFGAFAPQPKILASSGYVTITADQLNVRQGPGLSFPVVKQVKNGDNYPILSEEGQWFKIDLKNGQKGWVANWFAEKKKPAEPQKSNLVSATSGTANSDGLRVRKGPGTSFRIVSSLKKGQKVNVLESNENWLRISGTFGEGWVSREYIDLQQSSKENDQGSEKAKETTGIITADLLNVRNIPSTSGKLLGKLSQGSRVKIYSQQKEWVEISFSNSKAWVTSEFIEIQDDGQPKESGSTGKPIGSVIGTVTATSLNVRESSALNARIIGSVTKGQRYRIVEEENNWSKIELKPGQYGWIAGWYLDKSVQESPSPEEQDVKGSAVTVLQSGTNIRKSPNLQSDVILRANKGQIYEIKSIRSNWYEIKLTNGSSGFIAGWLVSVSGSAPRIEKPGAEAHLKNKTIVLDPGHGGEDSGTIGTKGTLEKDLTIRTVMLLFNKLKAAGANVILTRNNDTYISLRSRVSTSHYHAADAFVSIHYDSNTNRSVRGSTGYYYHDYQKPLAEDLYSTLSQQTGLKNRGVRFGDYHVLRENKQRAVLLELGYLSNPEDEMLVNSGQFQETASTGIYNGLARFFKDN; this is encoded by the coding sequence ATGCAGAGAAAAGTAGCTATTTTAATAGCATCCGCAGCTTTGTTTTTTGGCGCTTTTGCTCCTCAGCCAAAAATCCTGGCATCAAGCGGCTATGTAACAATAACTGCTGATCAATTGAATGTCCGTCAAGGACCCGGCCTTAGTTTCCCAGTTGTAAAGCAAGTGAAAAACGGAGATAATTATCCCATTTTATCAGAAGAAGGACAATGGTTTAAAATTGATCTCAAAAATGGGCAAAAGGGATGGGTAGCCAATTGGTTTGCCGAAAAGAAAAAACCTGCCGAACCCCAAAAATCGAATTTAGTTTCTGCCACAAGCGGCACCGCAAATTCTGATGGGCTCAGAGTGAGAAAGGGACCTGGGACGAGCTTTCGAATCGTCAGTTCCTTGAAAAAAGGTCAGAAAGTCAATGTATTGGAATCCAATGAGAATTGGCTTAGAATTTCAGGCACATTTGGTGAAGGCTGGGTTTCAAGGGAGTACATCGACCTTCAGCAAAGCAGCAAAGAAAATGACCAAGGCTCTGAAAAAGCAAAGGAAACTACAGGAATTATTACGGCAGACCTGTTAAATGTCCGGAACATTCCTTCCACTTCTGGAAAGCTGCTAGGAAAATTATCACAAGGCTCTAGAGTAAAAATATATTCGCAGCAAAAAGAATGGGTTGAAATTTCATTTTCAAACAGTAAAGCATGGGTAACATCTGAATTCATCGAGATCCAGGATGATGGACAGCCAAAAGAATCTGGCAGCACAGGAAAGCCAATCGGCAGTGTCATCGGGACGGTAACAGCGACTTCTTTAAATGTCAGGGAAAGCTCTGCTTTAAATGCAAGAATCATCGGGTCAGTAACAAAGGGCCAGCGTTACAGGATTGTCGAAGAAGAGAATAATTGGTCAAAAATCGAATTGAAACCCGGCCAATATGGCTGGATTGCAGGGTGGTATCTTGATAAATCTGTTCAGGAAAGTCCTTCTCCTGAAGAACAGGATGTAAAAGGGAGTGCAGTAACCGTCCTTCAGAGTGGTACCAATATTCGAAAAAGCCCGAATTTACAATCCGATGTCATTTTACGGGCAAACAAAGGGCAAATTTATGAGATTAAAAGCATCCGTAGCAATTGGTATGAAATCAAACTAACCAATGGATCCAGCGGGTTCATTGCTGGGTGGCTTGTATCTGTCAGCGGTTCTGCACCTCGCATAGAAAAACCTGGAGCAGAAGCACATCTTAAAAACAAAACGATTGTACTTGACCCCGGTCATGGCGGAGAAGACAGTGGGACGATCGGGACAAAAGGAACACTTGAAAAAGATTTAACAATCCGGACAGTCATGCTATTATTTAATAAATTAAAAGCAGCCGGTGCAAATGTGATCCTTACCCGCAACAACGATACATATATTTCCTTGCGTTCCCGTGTCAGTACCTCACATTATCATGCTGCCGATGCATTTGTAAGCATCCACTATGACAGCAATACGAATAGAAGCGTACGCGGTTCGACCGGTTATTACTACCATGATTATCAAAAACCGCTCGCTGAAGATCTTTACTCTACATTGTCACAGCAAACAGGCCTTAAAAATAGAGGCGTACGTTTTGGTGACTATCATGTATTAAGGGAAAATAAACAGAGAGCAGTTTTACTGGAATTGGGGTATTTAAGCAATCCAGAGGACGAGATGCTGGTAAACTCCGGGCAATTTCAGGAAACGGCTTCAACCGGAATTTACAATGGGCTTGCACGATTCTTTAAAGATAATTAA